The following DNA comes from Streptomyces pristinaespiralis.
AGGCGGAGCTCGGCCGCCGGTGCCGCGTCGACCGCAGCGACGTCGTGGCGGCCGTCAACGAGCTGGTCGAGCAGGGCTTCGTCGACCGGACGCCGGACCCGGACCATGGGCGGCGCAACAAGGTGACGCTCACCAGGGGCGGTGCCCGGCAACTGCGGCGCATGGACGGGCTTCTCGATCAGGTGCAGGACGACCTGCTCGAGCCGCTGTCGGCAGAGGAACGGCGGACCCTGACCCGCCTGCTCGGCCGGGTTCTCGCCCGGCACGAGGAGGAATGACCGACGCTCCCGCTCACCCCATGGACGGGCTGCGCGACAGCGTGCCGACGGGCCGTCCGGATCCCGGCGAGTGGGCCACGCCCCGCTCGCCGCTGTCCGGCGTCTCCCGCACGAGGCCGTACACCGCTCGAGCGGTCAGCGCCCCTGTGCGATCAGCGGGGCCGTGAGCGGAAGGTGCGGCGGTAGGTGTCCGGGGGAACGCCGACCGTGCGGTTGAAGTGCCGGCGCAGCGTCGTCGCGGTGCCCATGCCGGTGGCGGCCGCCACGGCGTCGACACTGTCGTCGGTCTTCTCCAGCAACTCCTGGGCGTGGCGGATCCGCTGCGTCAGCAGCCACTGCAGCGGGGTGGTGCCGGTCGCCGCCCTGAAGTGGCGGGCGAGGTGCCGTGAGCTCATCCGTGCCTGGCGGGCCAGGTCCTCCACGGTCAGCGGCTGGTCGAGCCGTTCGACGATCCAGGGGAGCAGGGCGGCCAGCGGATGGTCGTCCTGGGCCGGCACCGGGGTGGTGACGAACTGGGCCTGGCCGCCCGCCCGGTGCGGTGGGACGACCAGTCGGCGGGCGACTGCGTTGGCGACGGACGAGCCGTGGTCGAGGCGGACGAGGTGCAGGCAGAGGTCCAGCGCGGCGGCCTTGCCGGCGGAGGTGAGCACGCTGCCGTTGTCGACGTAGAGCACGTCCGGGTCGACCTCCACCCGTGGGTAACGGTCGGCCAGGGCCTCGGTGTGCGCCCAGTGCGTGGTCGCGCGCTTCCCGTCCAGCAGGCCGGCCGCGGCAAGCACGAACACGCCCGTACAGAGGGAGACCACACGCGCTCCCGCCTCGTGGGCCGCGCGCACCGCGTCGACCAGTTCGGCGGGCGGGTCCTCGTCGACGTCGGCCCAGCCGGGCACGATCACGGTGTCGGCGTGCCTGAGCCGGTCGAGCCCGGAGTCGGGCGCCAGCAGGAAGCGGCCGACCGGTACGGGGACCGGTCCGCAGACGGTGACGTCGTACCAGGGGACCGTCACGGCGGCCGGTGCGGCGGCGAACACCTCGTACGCCAGGGACAGTTCGAAGTGCAGCATCCCGTCGGTGACGGCGAGCGCGACAGTATTCATGTCGGAAATTGTACGGGTCATGTCGTTCCAGACACTCACGGCCGGCTTTCCGCCCTCGCCAGGATGTACGTAGAAGATCGATCGAGCACAGGGGAGAACCGATGGGATCGGGACAGTTGGTGGCGGTGTTCGGCGCGTACGGGCACACCGGACGGTTCGTGGTGGCGGAGCTGCGGAAACGCGGGTTCGTCCCTGTTCTCTCCGGCCGCGACGCCGGCAAGCTGCAGGCGCTGGCGGCGTCCTTCCCCGGCCTCGAGGCCCGGCCGGCGTCGGTCGACGATCCGGTCGCTCTCGACCGAGCGCTGGCCGGGGCGGCTGCGGTGGTCAACTGTGCCGGACCGTTCGCCACGACCGCCGCGCCGGTGATCGAGGCGGCGCTGCGGGCCGGGATCCCGTACGTGGACGTGGCGGCCGAGATCGAGGCCAACGCCGACACGTTCGCGCACTTCTCGGACCGCGCCCGCGCCGCGGGAGCGGTGATCGTCCCCGCGATGGCCTTCTTCGGCGCCCTCGGTGACCTGCTGGCCACCGCGGCGATGGGCGAGTGGGCGGCTGCCGACGAGGCGCATGTCGCGTACGGGCTGAGCAGCTGGCAGCCCACCGGCGGGACGCGGGACGCGGGTGCGGTCTCCCGGCAGCGACGGGGCGGCGCACGCGTCGTCTACCGGAACGGTCGGCTGGACTACCGCCAGGACGAGGCGACGACCCTCAAGTGGTCCTTCCCCGAACCGCTGGGCACCCGGGAGGTCATCGGGGAGTTCACGATGGCCGACGTC
Coding sequences within:
- a CDS encoding saccharopine dehydrogenase family protein codes for the protein MGSGQLVAVFGAYGHTGRFVVAELRKRGFVPVLSGRDAGKLQALAASFPGLEARPASVDDPVALDRALAGAAAVVNCAGPFATTAAPVIEAALRAGIPYVDVAAEIEANADTFAHFSDRARAAGAVIVPAMAFFGALGDLLATAAMGEWAAADEAHVAYGLSSWQPTGGTRDAGAVSRQRRGGARVVYRNGRLDYRQDEATTLKWSFPEPLGTREVIGEFTMADVVTVPSHLSIPEVRTYMTVEAARDLSAPDTPAPTAVDDDGRSAQTFLVDVVVRSGGTERRAVARGQDIYAVTAPLAVEAVDRILTGRTRTVGVASAGEIFDAPDFLRALSSHISVELPSTPDEPARGQLDTVEGS
- a CDS encoding helix-turn-helix domain-containing protein, encoding MNTVALAVTDGMLHFELSLAYEVFAAAPAAVTVPWYDVTVCGPVPVPVGRFLLAPDSGLDRLRHADTVIVPGWADVDEDPPAELVDAVRAAHEAGARVVSLCTGVFVLAAAGLLDGKRATTHWAHTEALADRYPRVEVDPDVLYVDNGSVLTSAGKAAALDLCLHLVRLDHGSSVANAVARRLVVPPHRAGGQAQFVTTPVPAQDDHPLAALLPWIVERLDQPLTVEDLARQARMSSRHLARHFRAATGTTPLQWLLTQRIRHAQELLEKTDDSVDAVAAATGMGTATTLRRHFNRTVGVPPDTYRRTFRSRPR